In the Candidatus Cloacimonas acidaminovorans str. Evry genome, one interval contains:
- a CDS encoding UTP--glucose-1-phosphate uridylyltransferase — translation MSTPFIRLMKQEGIRDEVIRTFEAYYQKLVKGEKGLIGEDAIRPPSEKNLIDYQQIKHLSRTSILKNTVVIKLNGGLGTSMGLSKAKSLLPVKNNLNFLDIISRQVLTLRSLSGYDVLLLFMNSFNTEADTLKYLEKYPDLGKQDLPLSFLQNKFPRIRQDTLMPYENKETKLMWNPPGHGDIYTALGDLLDKMIAKDYRYAFVSNADNLGAVVDTSIPAYMENNNIPFVMEVCLRSQMDKKGGHLCEDKSGQLLLREIAQCPEEDLPRFQDIDYYKYFNTNNIWIDLRALEWQMIANEGLMLLPLIVNPKVVDGTPVYQLETAMGSAISVFNNSKALVVSRERFVPVKKTNELLALWSDAYELNEQYQIVLKRGVEKAPVIELDEKYYGKIEDLQKRFSKGIPSLSECKELKIYGDVSFGEDVICEGKVTLKASSPVFVQNCLLSGEVNLDSAINKSKDRTGG, via the coding sequence ATGAGCACTCCCTTTATCCGGTTGATGAAACAGGAAGGCATAAGGGATGAGGTTATCCGGACTTTTGAGGCATATTATCAGAAACTTGTTAAGGGTGAAAAAGGGCTTATTGGTGAAGATGCAATAAGACCGCCTTCGGAAAAGAATCTAATTGATTATCAACAAATAAAACATCTGTCCCGAACTTCAATATTGAAAAATACAGTTGTAATTAAGCTTAATGGTGGCTTGGGAACAAGTATGGGGCTTTCTAAAGCGAAATCACTTTTGCCTGTGAAGAATAATCTGAACTTTCTGGATATTATCAGTCGGCAGGTTCTTACTTTAAGGTCACTTTCCGGATATGATGTTCTCCTGTTGTTTATGAATAGTTTCAATACCGAAGCCGATACTTTAAAATACCTGGAAAAATATCCTGATTTAGGTAAGCAGGATTTGCCTCTATCTTTTTTGCAGAATAAATTTCCCCGTATTCGTCAGGATACTCTTATGCCTTACGAAAATAAAGAGACAAAATTAATGTGGAATCCTCCGGGGCATGGCGATATTTATACAGCTTTAGGGGATTTACTGGATAAAATGATTGCCAAGGACTACCGGTATGCTTTTGTTTCTAATGCTGATAACCTGGGAGCTGTTGTAGATACATCAATTCCTGCTTATATGGAAAATAACAATATTCCTTTCGTAATGGAGGTCTGTTTACGCAGTCAAATGGATAAAAAAGGCGGTCACCTTTGTGAAGATAAATCGGGACAATTGCTTTTGAGAGAAATTGCTCAATGTCCTGAAGAGGATTTACCTCGCTTTCAGGATATTGACTATTATAAATATTTCAACACCAATAATATCTGGATTGACCTCCGAGCCCTGGAATGGCAAATGATTGCCAATGAGGGTTTGATGTTGTTACCGTTAATTGTTAATCCTAAAGTTGTGGATGGAACTCCGGTTTATCAATTGGAAACAGCAATGGGTTCAGCCATTAGTGTGTTCAATAATTCTAAAGCATTAGTAGTAAGTCGGGAGCGTTTTGTGCCGGTGAAAAAAACAAATGAACTTTTAGCTCTCTGGTCTGATGCTTATGAACTGAATGAACAATATCAGATTGTTTTGAAAAGAGGCGTAGAAAAGGCACCTGTAATTGAACTGGATGAGAAATATTACGGTAAAATAGAAGATTTGCAAAAAAGATTCAGCAAAGGTATTCCTTCTTTAAGCGAATGCAAAGAACTGAAAATCTATGGCGATGTAAGCTTCGGAGAGGATGTTATCTGTGAAGGAAAAGTAACCCTGAAAGCCAGTTCTCCCGTGTTTGTTCAAAACTGTTTACTTAGCGGAGAGGTAAATTTGGATTCTGCAATTAACAAATCTAAAGACCGGACAGGAGGATAA
- a CDS encoding ABC-type transport auxiliary lipoprotein family protein has product MLKRKCLYIFSGFLAILLLLTGCLQKVERTPVNYYVLEYQPGTEKPELRRTTNTGKNLEVLDTVLNRTYDRSQIVVKENFYNVKFLQTDVWATRLRDAIPNLIVQRLKAYNIFGTVSRGEQLEKNPHYFLETKVYNIEKIAGTEPRAYLNMEFVLRDSTSERIVFSHKGERTMELIDPSMIYLVQAFNEMIMEETDLFAAKCNLYFSGLPVESKSLAASTSPIARYVYEEMIARETDFDFGELMVITKTQTEEQIRYTIEELDSLNTVISTDELIMGVPALLTPGNYRVIIGEMGDLIIPVKILPRQRTVVKPNWGELKIVVMDESKARVRMGYDLWKKNTDGEGYKIYSGGMFSMGEDEVGAVDKLWILPPGSYLVKLGGGSWSDLRDFATVTLAEGEKKTLTMIVDPAAEGNVLIGAGVFADEDIGLGSKRIHRGAIHGNISLTSNNNVDKHKPTTSASLSGQFDNSIDTHELLKPFQFTTRSIYDIGLNLTSNQDLVFSPDDYSLKSVLLFYPLEERKFLKNFAFYGRMNLNTHIFEENTFFSENKNIMLQNSAGDTISLLLNQSELKTKIAFYPLRLKEGIGLTYQINFSPNARTSLRVGYGWAQDYNKNSYVFDKTVTSSLDGVNYEFERYKEEPNSSSKGIESTVILSALNLLKFVSINSTLDVLFRMGEPDHSYSLENENRINFRLFRNISLDVKFNISYDEAKKPWTVYDYTTFLRLSLFY; this is encoded by the coding sequence ATGCTTAAAAGAAAATGTCTATACATCTTTTCAGGATTTCTGGCTATTCTACTTTTGCTTACCGGGTGTTTGCAAAAAGTGGAAAGAACTCCTGTAAACTATTATGTTTTGGAATATCAACCGGGAACAGAAAAACCGGAATTGCGCCGTACTACAAATACAGGAAAAAATCTGGAAGTGCTGGATACTGTTCTGAATAGAACTTATGATAGAAGTCAAATTGTAGTGAAAGAAAATTTCTATAATGTGAAATTTCTGCAGACGGATGTTTGGGCAACCCGTTTACGTGATGCTATTCCCAATTTAATTGTCCAGCGCTTAAAAGCATATAATATTTTTGGAACAGTTTCCAGAGGGGAACAGCTGGAAAAAAATCCCCACTATTTTCTGGAGACAAAGGTTTATAACATTGAAAAGATTGCAGGCACAGAACCCAGAGCTTATTTAAATATGGAATTTGTGTTGCGGGATTCCACTTCCGAAAGAATTGTTTTTAGTCATAAGGGTGAACGCACTATGGAACTTATAGACCCTTCTATGATCTATCTGGTGCAGGCATTTAATGAAATGATTATGGAAGAGACAGACCTCTTTGCTGCAAAATGCAATTTATATTTCAGTGGTTTGCCTGTTGAAAGTAAATCTTTGGCTGCTTCAACTTCTCCGATTGCCAGGTATGTTTATGAAGAAATGATAGCTAGGGAAACAGATTTTGACTTTGGAGAGCTGATGGTTATTACTAAAACTCAAACAGAGGAGCAAATTCGTTACACTATTGAAGAATTGGACTCTTTGAACACGGTAATCTCTACGGATGAATTAATTATGGGTGTGCCGGCATTGCTAACACCTGGTAATTACAGAGTAATAATTGGTGAAATGGGTGATTTAATTATTCCCGTTAAAATTTTACCCCGTCAGAGAACAGTTGTAAAGCCAAACTGGGGAGAGCTGAAAATAGTTGTTATGGATGAATCTAAAGCCAGAGTCCGAATGGGCTATGATCTTTGGAAAAAAAATACAGACGGCGAGGGCTATAAAATTTACAGCGGGGGTATGTTCAGTATGGGAGAAGACGAAGTTGGCGCTGTAGATAAACTTTGGATTTTACCTCCGGGTTCCTATTTAGTAAAGCTTGGAGGTGGTTCCTGGAGTGATTTGAGGGATTTTGCCACTGTTACTTTAGCGGAAGGTGAAAAAAAGACCCTGACAATGATTGTAGACCCTGCTGCTGAAGGTAATGTTTTAATTGGAGCAGGTGTTTTTGCCGATGAAGATATAGGTTTGGGTTCAAAACGAATTCACCGGGGAGCAATTCATGGTAATATTTCTTTAACTTCCAATAATAATGTGGATAAACACAAACCTACTACCAGTGCTTCTCTTTCCGGGCAGTTTGATAACAGCATTGATACTCATGAATTGCTTAAGCCATTTCAATTTACTACCCGAAGCATCTATGACATTGGCTTAAATTTAACCTCCAATCAGGATTTAGTATTTAGTCCTGATGATTATTCCCTGAAAAGTGTTCTTTTGTTCTATCCGCTGGAAGAGCGCAAGTTTCTTAAGAATTTTGCTTTTTATGGAAGAATGAATTTGAATACCCATATATTTGAGGAAAACACCTTTTTTTCGGAAAACAAAAATATAATGCTGCAAAATTCTGCGGGCGATACAATATCTCTGCTTTTGAATCAGTCCGAATTAAAAACCAAAATTGCCTTCTATCCTTTACGACTGAAAGAAGGAATCGGATTAACCTATCAAATTAATTTCAGTCCCAATGCTAGAACAAGTTTACGCGTTGGCTACGGTTGGGCTCAGGATTATAATAAAAATAGCTATGTTTTTGATAAAACTGTAACAAGTTCCTTAGATGGAGTAAATTATGAATTTGAAAGGTATAAAGAAGAACCCAACAGCAGTTCCAAAGGTATTGAATCCACAGTTATTCTTTCTGCCTTGAATCTGCTCAAGTTTGTAAGCATCAATTCTACTTTGGATGTTCTTTTCCGGATGGGAGAACCCGATCATTCTTACAGTTTGGAAAACGAAAACAGGATAAATTTCAGATTGTTCAGAAACATTTCTTTAGATGTTAAATTCAATATTTCTTATGATGAAGCCAAAAAACCCTGGACGGTATATGATTATACCACATTCTTGCGGCTATCTCTATTCTATTAA
- a CDS encoding MlaD family protein produces the protein MVSKAAKIRLGIFLIIGAILIILFAIVVAGSRLVEKKDIYYIEFEDYSVSGLQVGSSVNYRGIKIGRVEDVKINPKDVTKIIITISVNRGTPIKEDTEAVLLLSGITGLKNVELRGGTNEAKLLKPKSYIKTGTTVLEDISERAKSIVDKIDMIAANLNAITGEENRNNISTILAQTSLILKDTHENLATTMQSISRIANNTADLTEELSKDLSAVTENLTKNLDAITSSATSNIQNVSETSQTSLINVTNNVNQQLEELTAKLETSLTQLTNDGSALIREANLKVSTVGEHSDQMILETTREILTISNNINRALDQVNAILYTPGFDSLMTNLGKLSGELSRTDLKSMVTELSTTIQKTGTLVSNLNRVVTRGQGDLLEILSTLTETSENLNEFSRQIADTPAILLRGN, from the coding sequence ATGGTTTCCAAAGCCGCTAAAATCCGTCTGGGTATTTTTTTAATCATTGGAGCTATCCTGATAATACTTTTTGCCATAGTTGTGGCAGGTAGCAGATTAGTGGAAAAGAAAGACATCTATTATATTGAATTTGAGGACTATTCTGTAAGCGGTTTGCAAGTTGGCAGTTCGGTTAATTATCGCGGAATAAAAATTGGCAGGGTGGAAGATGTTAAAATTAACCCCAAGGATGTAACCAAAATAATTATTACTATCAGCGTGAACAGAGGAACTCCTATAAAAGAGGATACCGAAGCGGTTCTTTTGTTATCCGGAATTACCGGACTGAAAAATGTGGAGCTAAGGGGTGGAACTAATGAAGCAAAGTTACTAAAACCCAAAAGTTACATTAAAACCGGAACAACGGTATTGGAAGATATTAGTGAAAGGGCAAAATCCATTGTAGATAAAATTGATATGATCGCTGCCAACTTGAATGCTATAACCGGTGAGGAAAACAGAAACAATATTTCTACCATACTTGCTCAAACAAGTTTAATTTTAAAAGACACCCATGAAAACCTGGCTACAACTATGCAAAGTATTAGTCGCATAGCTAATAATACTGCGGATTTAACAGAAGAACTAAGCAAAGACCTAAGCGCGGTTACAGAAAATCTTACCAAAAATCTTGATGCCATCACCAGCAGTGCAACAAGCAATATTCAAAATGTTTCCGAGACCTCACAGACAAGTTTGATTAATGTTACCAATAATGTAAATCAACAACTGGAGGAACTAACTGCAAAACTGGAAACAAGCTTAACTCAATTGACAAATGATGGTTCTGCTTTAATTCGCGAGGCAAATTTGAAGGTCTCTACAGTTGGTGAACATAGTGATCAAATGATCTTAGAGACAACACGCGAAATATTAACTATCAGCAATAATATCAATAGAGCATTGGATCAGGTTAATGCCATTCTTTATACTCCAGGTTTTGACAGCTTAATGACCAACCTTGGTAAACTTAGTGGCGAACTTTCCCGAACAGATTTAAAAAGTATGGTCACTGAACTTTCCACAACTATCCAAAAAACAGGAACTCTGGTTTCTAATCTTAATAGAGTTGTAACGCGCGGACAAGGCGACCTGCTGGAAATTTTAAGTACTTTAACCGAGACGAGTGAAAACCTGAATGAATTTTCTCGTCAGATTGCAGATACACCTGCTATTTTACTACGCGGAAATTAG